The genomic segment GATCGCCACCGGCTTGGGCACATGGCCAAAGTTGGAGCGGTTGCGCTTGCCGCCGCGTCGGCGCCGCTGCTTCGGGGCCTGGGCGCGCCGGTTATGCGCGATCGCCCGCTTCGACTCCGAAACAATGAACCCCCACGTCAACGCCATATCGAAGGTGATCAGAGTGCGGCCGTCGATCATACGGCAGATACTCTTGGCCACCGCGGCAAACGTCGGCGCGGCAGCCACCTCCTCTTTGCTCAGCCCGTGCAGATGCGGCGGGCCGGGATCGGCCTTGGGATTAAGCACGTGATGCACGTGCTCGTCGAGCTCGCCCGTGGGCGTGAACGTAGCCAGATCGATGGCCACCATCCGCGCCGAGCTGGGGTGAATGCCGGAAGTGTGCACCGTGGCAACCACATAGGGGGCCCGCTCGAGCTCGGCTTGTCGACGCGCCCTGCGCTCCTCGCGGGAAAGATGATGGTTACCGGTACTCATAGGCTCCTATGCTAAACCACAACCACCGCCTCCCCGCGGAACAGGGCTCGGCCACGCCGGATTAGAAGTAGCCCATGATCTGGTTGATACAGATCGCCACGAAAGCCACAGAGATGATGCCCATCATGGTGTTGGCGAACCAGCCGTTACGCCACCACTTCGGGGTGGCATCAGTATTGAGCAGAATGAGCAGGGTGAAGCCCAGGAAAGGCATGAAGAACGCGCCCAGCACGCCATAGAGCAGGACCAACGCCACCGGGCGCCCAAGGAACAGCAGCAGCATCGGCGGGAAGGTCAGCCACAGGGTGTAGAGCTTGTAGTACTTACCACCCGTCGTGGTGGAGGGGTGGTTTTCCGGCAGCTTACGCAGATGGCCGATGTAGTCGGCGAACATCAGCGACACACCATTCCACACGCCCAGCACCGAGGAGAAGCTCGCCGCCCAGAAACCGATGAGGAAGATCTTGCCGATGGTGGGGTTATAGCGATCCGACAACACATCCGACAACCCCAGCAGCGCCTTATCGCCGCTTTCCACCGCGACATTCGCGGAGTAAAGCAGGTCAGCGCCGAGGATCAGCATGGCCACCACGAAGATACCGGTGACCACATATGCCACCGTGTTATCGATACGCATCACCTTCATCCAGCCAGGAGTGCGCCAGCCCTTCTCACGGCACCAATAGCCATAAGCCGCCAACGTGATGGTGCCGCCCACACCACCAGCGAGGGATAGCACATACAGCCCAGAGCCCTCCGGAATGCGAGGCACAAGGCCGCCCAAGATTTCGGGCAGGTGCTGCAAGGACAGTGTGGCGATGCCAACGACGGTGAGAAACATCAAACCCACCAGCACGGCGATGATCTTTTCGAAAAACTCGTAGCGGCCCACCCAGGTGAGGATGAAGCCAAGAATGCCGGTACCGATGGCCCACCATTTTAAGTCCGTGCCTGGAAAGAGCGCGGCCAAAGGAAGCGCCGTGGAACTCATGGCCGCCGCGCCATAGACAAAGCCCCACACCACGATGTAGGGGGCGAAATACCAGCTGGTCCAGCGGCCAATTCGGCGCCAGCCGGTGTAAATCGTGTGCCCAGTAGAAAGGGAATAGCGCCCCACCCCCTCGACGAGCACAATCTTCATGATCGCGCCCACCACGGCCGCCCAAAGCAGGGTGTAGCCGAACTTCTGTCCGGCGATCATGGTAGCCACAAGATCGCCGGCGCCCACGCCGGTGGCAGCGGCTACCAGGCCGGGACCAATCACGCGCCACTTCGCGCTGGGATCAGGGCCATCCGTGGGTGGCGTAGCGGTGGTCTGTGCCGTGTCAGAGCTAGACATGTGAGCCTCCTTCGTCAAATCCCCCAAGTGTTTTGTGAATCACAATCCTATCAAGCAATAGAAAAAAAGGGGGTGAGTGCCAAGCGCTAGTGCTACCCCTCTACGAGCGGTCATAGAGCGGCTAAGGTTTTGGGCAAGGGGGCAAGGCCTCGACAATGGACTCCGCCTAGGTGGCCGCCGTTCCGCAGAGCTGGAGCGCTTCCTTCCACGAGGCCACCACGGCCAAATAAGGCCGGACCAAAAGAATGCGCGATAGGCGTGGGTGGTGCTCGTAGAGCATGGCGCAGCACCCGCTATCGGCATCTCGCAAAGAGACGCTCTGCTTTACACATGCCTCCGCTGCCTCCGCAGAGGTGAGATAAGGAACAAGGCTAGAGGTGGAGGGGATGCGGCACTTCGTGGGAGGCACTGAGGCTACATACCACACGGCTCACGCATCCCGCAGGCCACTAAGCCGCTAGCTCAGTGCTCGATTGATGGCCGAGGTTACGGCCTTCAGCGAGGCGTAAGTGATGGAGCCGGCCACGCCGACACCCCACACCTGCTGGCCATTGACATCGGCGTAGACGAAGGCGGCGGCCTCGGCGTCATCGCCGGCAGTACGGGCGTGCTGGGAGTAGTCCAGTACTTCCACGTCGATGCCGAGCTGCTCCAGGGCGTTGGCGTAGGCAGACACGGGGCCATTGCCGTGACCGGAGACGGTCTTTTCCTCGCCGTTGATCTCCAGCTTCGCGGTCACCTGCGACAACTCCCCATCGGCTTGGGCGTTATCCACTCGCAGTGAGATCTGCTCCACGGGGCTGACCCGGTCCAGGTACTCGCGGGAGAAGATGTCCCACATGGACTTCGAGTTCACCTCGCCGCCCTCGGAATCGGTCACGGCCTGCACCACGGAGGAGAACTCCACCTGCATCGGCCGGGGCATGTTGATACCGTGGTCGGTCTTCATGATGTAGGCGACGCCACCCTTGCCGGACTGCGAGTTCACACGGATCACAGCCTCATAGTTGCGGCCCACATCCTTCGGGTCGATCGGCAGGTAGGGCACCTCCCACGTGATGTCGCGCAGCTCCTCCCATGCCACATCGGTATGGGTCGCGCCGGGCTGGTGCTTGGCGGCCATCGCATCGAGGCCCTTGTTCACGGCATCCTGGTGTGAACCAGAGAAGGCGGTGAACACCAGGTCGCCGCCGTAGGGGTGACGCTCCGGTACGCGCAGCTGGTTGCAGTATTCCACGGTGCGGCGGATGTGGGCGATATCGGAGAAGTCGATCTGCGGGTCCACGCCTTGGGTCAGCAGGTTCAGCCCCAGGGTGACCAGGCAGACGTTGCCGGTGCGTTCACCGTTGCCGAACAGGCAGCCCTCGATGCGGTCGGCGCCGGCCATATAGCCCAGTTCTGCCGTGGCCACGCCGGTGCCGCGGTCGTTGTGGGGGTGCAGCGACAGGATGATGGAGTCGCGGCGACGTAAATTGCGGTCCATCCACTCAATGGAGTCGGCGTAGACGTTCGGGGTGATCATCTCCACCGTGGAGGGCAGGTTGATGATCATGGGGTTTTCAGGGGTGGGCTGCATGACGTCGGTGACGGCGTCGATGACGTCCTTGGCATAGGCCACCTCAGTGCCGGTGTAGGACTCGGGGGAGTATTCCCAGCGCCAGTTGGTGTCCGGATAGTCCTTGGCGATGGTTTGGATCAGCTCCGCGGCGTCAGTGGCCAGCTTCTTGATCTGCTCCTTATCCTTCCGGAACACCACGTCGCGCTGCAGGATCGAGGTGGAGTTGTAGAAGTGCACGATCACGTTCTTCGCGCCCTCGCAGGCCTCAAAGGTGCGGCGGATCAGGTGTTCGCGGGCCTGAACCAGCACCTGGATGGTCACATCATCGGGGATCTTGTTCTCTTCGATGATCTCGCGCACGAAGTTGAAATCAGTCTGCGAGGCCGAGGGGAAGCCCACCTCGATCTCCTTGTAGCCCATGCGTACCAACAGGTCGAACATGCGGCGCTTGCGCTCCGGGCTCATGGGGTCGATCAGGGCCTGGTTGCCGTCGCGCAGATCCACGGCGCACCACTGCGGGGCCACGGTCATCTTCTTGTCTGGCCAGGTGCGATCCGGCAGGGAGAAGTCTTCGACTTCCACGTGGTAGGGCTGGTAGCGGTTGCTCGGCATGGTCGAGTTGCGCTGCTTATTCCACGCGGGCTGGCCTTCGGGGCGCGGGCCGTTCGGGGTGGTGATTTCGGTGGGGGCGGAGATGAACGTGTCGTTCATAGTCATAACTATAAGGGTGCTTTCTCGCTGTAAGTGGGTGAAGATGTTGGCCGCGCCGGAAACTCCGCGACGGGGCGGCCAACGTTCAACTTAAGCGCTAACACCCGCCGCGGCGACTAAGGAGGAGGAAACCCCGACTACCGCGAATCATGTGAGATACATTACCGCACCGGCGTCCAAATTCGGGCGTCAGCGTTCCATCTCCTGGGAAATTCCAGCTCGGCTTTCCCCTAATTGGGGGCCTATGTGCGCTTATCGACGCTTCCTCGCCGCCATCAATCAATACCCAGCCGCGAGAGCTGGAAGGTGGAGCCGATCATCGCCAGCAGCGCCACGGCCATCCATGCCCACTGCCAGCCGCTGGCCTGGAAGGATTCGCCCAGTACCGCGTATCCCAGAATGAAAGCCACAATCGGCTCGGAGACTTTCATAGCCGGCAAGGAATTCTTCAAGGCGCCGGCATTGAAAGAAACCTGCTGCACGAGGGTGCCGATGACGGCGCAGGCAAGGAGGGCATAGAGTTCCCACGAGGTGGCGATGCCGCGGACTCCGCCGCCGTGGACGAAGATGTCGGCGATGGCCTTGGAAAGCACGGCCACATAGCCGAAGACGGCGCCGGTCACGATACCGAGGAGCAGGGCTTTCTCACGGCGAATCTGGCGTTGCGCC from the Corynebacterium ciconiae DSM 44920 genome contains:
- the leuA gene encoding 2-isopropylmalate synthase, with amino-acid sequence MTMNDTFISAPTEITTPNGPRPEGQPAWNKQRNSTMPSNRYQPYHVEVEDFSLPDRTWPDKKMTVAPQWCAVDLRDGNQALIDPMSPERKRRMFDLLVRMGYKEIEVGFPSASQTDFNFVREIIEENKIPDDVTIQVLVQAREHLIRRTFEACEGAKNVIVHFYNSTSILQRDVVFRKDKEQIKKLATDAAELIQTIAKDYPDTNWRWEYSPESYTGTEVAYAKDVIDAVTDVMQPTPENPMIINLPSTVEMITPNVYADSIEWMDRNLRRRDSIILSLHPHNDRGTGVATAELGYMAGADRIEGCLFGNGERTGNVCLVTLGLNLLTQGVDPQIDFSDIAHIRRTVEYCNQLRVPERHPYGGDLVFTAFSGSHQDAVNKGLDAMAAKHQPGATHTDVAWEELRDITWEVPYLPIDPKDVGRNYEAVIRVNSQSGKGGVAYIMKTDHGINMPRPMQVEFSSVVQAVTDSEGGEVNSKSMWDIFSREYLDRVSPVEQISLRVDNAQADGELSQVTAKLEINGEEKTVSGHGNGPVSAYANALEQLGIDVEVLDYSQHARTAGDDAEAAAFVYADVNGQQVWGVGVAGSITYASLKAVTSAINRALS
- a CDS encoding Nramp family divalent metal transporter; protein product: MSSSDTAQTTATPPTDGPDPSAKWRVIGPGLVAAATGVGAGDLVATMIAGQKFGYTLLWAAVVGAIMKIVLVEGVGRYSLSTGHTIYTGWRRIGRWTSWYFAPYIVVWGFVYGAAAMSSTALPLAALFPGTDLKWWAIGTGILGFILTWVGRYEFFEKIIAVLVGLMFLTVVGIATLSLQHLPEILGGLVPRIPEGSGLYVLSLAGGVGGTITLAAYGYWCREKGWRTPGWMKVMRIDNTVAYVVTGIFVVAMLILGADLLYSANVAVESGDKALLGLSDVLSDRYNPTIGKIFLIGFWAASFSSVLGVWNGVSLMFADYIGHLRKLPENHPSTTTGGKYYKLYTLWLTFPPMLLLFLGRPVALVLLYGVLGAFFMPFLGFTLLILLNTDATPKWWRNGWFANTMMGIISVAFVAICINQIMGYF